One genomic region from Methanocaldococcus fervens AG86 encodes:
- the rtcA gene encoding RNA 3'-terminal phosphate cyclase — MDFIIIDGSYLEGGGQIVRTAVSLSALTQKPIKIINIRKKRKNRGLAHQHVSAVKAVKKLCNAEVYGLKVGSEELTFIPSKLSPKDFTIDIGTAGSISLVIQALLPLSLGIDKKFTVKIKGGTDVKRAPPIDYIKNVTLKILRDFGVLTELKVLKRGFYPEGGGEVIFEVKPSKVKKFDLIEHSKSDLVGGISYVQNLDENIARRMRKRAVNLLNKRGLMPNIKIECSKGISTGAGIVLWNDTLGGSCLGEKGLRAEIVAERAVDELLNARKSGMALDKYMGDQIIPFLAFGKGVVGVSEITNHTKTNIWVVKHFLDVDFEIREYRENNCNGFTIEVV; from the coding sequence ATGGATTTTATAATTATCGATGGCAGTTATTTAGAAGGAGGAGGGCAGATTGTAAGAACTGCAGTTTCTTTATCAGCTCTAACTCAAAAGCCAATAAAAATTATCAACATAAGGAAGAAGAGAAAAAATAGGGGATTGGCTCATCAGCACGTATCTGCAGTTAAAGCAGTTAAAAAACTTTGTAATGCTGAGGTTTATGGATTAAAAGTGGGCTCAGAGGAATTAACCTTCATACCTTCAAAATTATCTCCAAAGGATTTCACAATAGACATTGGAACTGCTGGTAGTATATCTTTGGTTATACAAGCCCTCCTCCCTTTGTCATTGGGAATTGATAAAAAATTTACCGTAAAAATAAAAGGGGGAACTGATGTCAAAAGAGCTCCACCAATTGATTACATAAAAAATGTAACTTTAAAAATACTTAGAGATTTTGGAGTTTTGACAGAGTTGAAGGTTTTAAAGAGAGGATTTTATCCAGAGGGAGGAGGAGAAGTTATTTTTGAAGTTAAGCCATCTAAAGTTAAAAAATTTGATTTGATAGAGCATTCTAAAAGTGATTTAGTTGGGGGAATTTCATATGTGCAAAATTTGGATGAAAATATAGCAAGGAGGATGAGAAAAAGGGCGGTGAATTTATTAAACAAACGTGGATTGATGCCAAATATAAAAATAGAATGTTCAAAAGGTATCTCTACAGGGGCAGGGATAGTTTTATGGAATGATACTTTAGGAGGAAGTTGCTTAGGTGAGAAAGGTTTAAGGGCGGAAATTGTTGCTGAAAGGGCAGTTGATGAATTATTAAACGCAAGAAAAAGTGGAATGGCTTTAGATAAATACATGGGAGACCAAATAATTCCATTCTTAGCGTTTGGTAAAGGTGTAGTTGGGGTTTCAGAGATAACCAACCATACAAAAACAAATATTTGGGTTGTTAAGCACTTTTTAGATGTGGATTTTGAGATTAGAGAATATAGGGAAAATAACTGTAATGGATTTACTATAGAGGTGGTTTAA
- a CDS encoding archease: MFNYFETTADLGVEAKGKTLEEAFKEGAKGLYNIMVDIDKVDKKEKVEFEVTGEDLEELLYNFLNELLFYTDVENLVFNDFDVKIERYENGYKLRCIAYGEKIDKEKHNIKEEVKAVTYHKMEVKEEEDGWRVRYIVDL, translated from the coding sequence ATGTTTAATTATTTTGAAACAACTGCTGATTTGGGTGTTGAAGCTAAAGGGAAAACTTTAGAAGAGGCATTTAAGGAGGGTGCTAAGGGACTATACAACATTATGGTTGATATTGATAAAGTTGATAAAAAGGAAAAGGTGGAGTTTGAAGTAACGGGAGAAGATTTAGAAGAACTTTTGTATAATTTTTTGAATGAACTACTTTTTTATACTGACGTTGAAAACTTAGTTTTTAACGATTTTGATGTAAAAATTGAGAGATATGAAAATGGTTACAAGTTGAGATGTATAGCTTATGGAGAGAAGATAGATAAGGAGAAGCATAATATAAAAGAGGAGGTTAAAGCAGTAACTTATCATAAAATGGAGGTTAAGGAAGAAGAGGATGGGTGGAGGGTTAGGTATATTGTTGATCTATAA
- the cbiD gene encoding cobalt-precorrin-5B (C(1))-methyltransferase CbiD produces the protein MIYDFRKKSKFGYTTGSCAAAGAYSALYYLKFGEKLSHVEIENLNGDKLIIPIEKIEKSGNKAKAVIIKDAGEDIDITNGIEIITEVELKKGKKDVIIKGGEGVGTVTKDGLQVKKGEKAINPKPKEMIKKNLLKLLNEDEVAEVIISVPKGKELAKKTLNPKLGIIGGLSILGTTGIVRPMSNEAYMNSLVPQIDVALANDYKKLIFVPGNIGTKYAKKLLNADNDEIVEVSNFWGFMLDKAKEKGVKEILIFGHAGKIVKLAGGIYNTHSKIADCRNEILAAYSSLFIDDKEVIKKILYSNTTEEVIKILKKRGVITEVFNLIAKRIVERLSERWKGIKFSCIIIDMNGEVLGKYID, from the coding sequence ATGATTTACGATTTTAGGAAGAAGTCAAAATTTGGCTATACAACTGGCTCATGTGCTGCTGCAGGGGCTTATTCAGCTCTCTACTATTTAAAATTTGGAGAAAAACTTAGCCATGTTGAGATTGAAAATTTAAATGGGGATAAATTAATTATTCCAATAGAAAAAATTGAAAAATCTGGAAATAAAGCTAAAGCTGTTATTATAAAGGATGCTGGGGAAGATATAGATATAACAAACGGCATTGAAATCATTACTGAAGTTGAATTAAAGAAAGGAAAAAAGGATGTTATTATTAAAGGTGGGGAGGGGGTTGGAACTGTTACAAAGGACGGTTTGCAGGTAAAAAAAGGAGAAAAAGCAATAAATCCAAAGCCAAAAGAGATGATTAAAAAGAATCTTCTAAAGCTATTAAATGAGGATGAAGTTGCCGAAGTAATTATCTCAGTACCTAAAGGTAAAGAGTTGGCTAAAAAAACATTAAACCCTAAACTTGGAATCATTGGGGGATTATCCATATTAGGAACTACTGGAATTGTTAGACCAATGTCAAACGAGGCATATATGAACTCTTTAGTTCCACAGATAGATGTAGCTTTAGCGAATGACTATAAAAAGCTTATTTTCGTCCCAGGAAACATTGGAACTAAGTATGCAAAAAAACTTTTAAATGCAGATAATGATGAGATTGTTGAAGTCTCAAACTTCTGGGGATTTATGCTTGATAAAGCTAAAGAAAAGGGAGTTAAGGAGATTTTAATCTTTGGACATGCTGGGAAAATCGTTAAGTTAGCTGGGGGGATATACAACACACATTCAAAAATAGCTGATTGTAGAAATGAGATATTAGCAGCCTATTCATCACTATTTATTGATGATAAGGAAGTTATAAAAAAGATTTTGTATTCAAATACAACAGAAGAAGTTATCAAAATTTTAAAGAAAAGAGGCGTTATAACTGAAGTTTTTAACCTAATAGCTAAAAGAATTGTTGAAAGGTTAAGCGAAAGATGGAAAGGCATTAAATTTAGCTGTATAATTATAGATATGAATGGGGAGGTTTTAGGAAAATATATTGATTAA
- a CDS encoding radical SAM protein produces MNVEEIEKYLEENFDKLPEGCKQCVRGEKLVLFITGICNNNCYYCPLSEKRKNKDVIYANERLLTTVGEAIEEAKLCSSKGVGITGGNPLLKINRTVKFLNALKNEFDEFHSHLYATPETVDEEKLKLLKEAGLDEIRLHPTKIFNEGYDEDYIRFLCDKLSLCNKYIEDVGVEIPAIPNMDEEILKLAEAVDGTAKFMNINELEFSEENYYELEKRGFEPKDDISSAIAGSEETALKVIKEFKGDLFIHYCPSVLKDAIQMKSRLINRAKNVAKPYEVITEEGLLLRGIMVFDNYEDLEEMAEILKENEIEFEIVDKSIYLNPFILEDIIDEMKRQGFPITFSAYISEIYPTADALEVERIPLITKKLKFRRRRKR; encoded by the coding sequence ATGAACGTTGAAGAGATTGAGAAATATTTAGAAGAAAATTTTGATAAATTACCAGAAGGATGCAAGCAGTGCGTTAGAGGAGAAAAATTAGTTCTATTTATCACTGGAATTTGCAACAATAACTGTTATTATTGCCCATTATCTGAAAAAAGAAAGAATAAAGATGTAATATATGCAAATGAGAGGTTACTTACTACAGTTGGAGAGGCCATTGAAGAGGCGAAGCTGTGTAGTAGTAAAGGGGTTGGAATAACAGGAGGAAATCCATTATTAAAAATAAATAGAACTGTAAAATTTTTAAATGCCTTAAAAAATGAGTTTGATGAATTTCATTCCCATTTATATGCAACACCGGAAACAGTGGATGAAGAAAAGTTAAAACTTTTAAAAGAGGCTGGTTTGGATGAGATAAGGCTTCATCCAACTAAGATATTTAATGAAGGTTATGATGAAGATTATATAAGATTTTTATGTGATAAATTGAGCCTATGCAATAAATACATTGAAGATGTTGGAGTTGAAATTCCAGCAATTCCAAATATGGATGAAGAGATTTTAAAATTGGCTGAAGCGGTTGATGGAACAGCTAAATTTATGAACATCAACGAGCTCGAGTTTTCTGAGGAAAATTATTATGAGTTGGAGAAGAGAGGTTTTGAACCAAAGGATGACATAAGCAGTGCGATTGCTGGAAGCGAAGAAACTGCTCTAAAAGTTATAAAAGAATTTAAAGGAGATTTATTTATCCACTACTGCCCATCAGTCTTAAAAGATGCCATACAGATGAAAAGTAGGTTAATAAATAGAGCTAAAAATGTAGCTAAGCCCTATGAGGTTATAACTGAAGAAGGTTTATTGTTGAGAGGTATTATGGTTTTTGATAACTATGAAGATTTAGAAGAAATGGCTGAAATTTTGAAGGAGAATGAGATAGAGTTTGAAATTGTTGATAAAAGCATCTACCTAAATCCATTCATATTGGAGGATATTATTGATGAGATGAAGAGACAAGGATTTCCAATAACGTTTTCAGCCTATATCTCAGAAATCTATCCAACTGCAGATGCTTTAGAGGTTGAGAGAATCCCTTTAATAACCAAAAAATTAAAGTTTAGAAGAAGAAGGAAAAGATGA
- the gatD gene encoding Glu-tRNA(Gln) amidotransferase subunit GatD produces MDVGDIIRVETDKGIFEGILLPSTDENIITIKMKNGYNVGILKENVKNIEIISKGEKPKYELPPLNIEKNEKFKTISILSTGGTVASKVDYKTGAVHPSFTADDLIRAVPELLDIANIKGRAVMNILSENMKPEYWKKIAEEIKKEIEEGADGIVIAHGTDTMAYTASALSFMVKADVPIILVGAQRSSDRPSSDAALNLISAVLAAREPIKGVYVVMHGESGDTFCYLHKGVKVRKCHSSRRDAFKSINSIPVAKINPFTKEVIYLQDVEKSNGRKVEIDTNLEEKVALIKVYPGMDGEIIRFYVDKGYKGIVLEGTGLGHAPEYIFEDIKYAIDNGVVVVMTTQTINGRVNMNVYSNGRELQKLGVIGCGDMLPEVAYVKLMYLLGNYEPEEVKKLINKNLVGEIEYRSRFDAY; encoded by the coding sequence ATGGATGTTGGGGATATTATAAGAGTAGAAACAGATAAAGGGATTTTTGAAGGTATCTTATTGCCATCAACTGACGAAAATATAATAACAATAAAGATGAAAAACGGTTATAACGTTGGAATATTAAAAGAAAACGTAAAAAATATAGAGATTATATCCAAAGGAGAAAAACCAAAGTATGAATTGCCTCCATTAAACATTGAAAAGAATGAAAAGTTTAAAACAATCTCTATTTTATCCACTGGAGGAACAGTTGCTTCAAAGGTTGATTATAAAACAGGAGCTGTTCATCCTTCTTTTACGGCTGATGATTTAATTAGGGCTGTTCCAGAGCTTTTAGACATTGCCAACATAAAAGGAAGGGCAGTAATGAACATACTAAGCGAAAATATGAAACCAGAGTATTGGAAAAAGATTGCTGAGGAAATAAAAAAAGAGATAGAAGAAGGGGCTGATGGTATAGTTATAGCTCATGGAACTGACACAATGGCTTATACTGCCTCAGCTCTCTCATTTATGGTTAAGGCTGACGTACCAATAATCTTAGTTGGAGCTCAGAGAAGTAGTGATAGGCCATCATCAGACGCAGCTTTAAATTTAATAAGTGCTGTTTTAGCTGCAAGAGAGCCAATTAAAGGAGTTTATGTTGTAATGCATGGGGAGAGTGGAGACACTTTCTGCTATCTCCATAAGGGAGTTAAGGTTAGGAAATGCCATTCTTCAAGAAGGGATGCATTTAAATCAATAAATTCAATCCCTGTAGCTAAGATAAATCCATTTACAAAGGAAGTTATCTATTTACAAGACGTTGAAAAATCTAATGGTAGAAAAGTTGAGATAGACACAAATTTGGAGGAAAAGGTAGCTTTAATAAAAGTTTATCCTGGAATGGATGGAGAAATAATTAGATTCTATGTGGATAAAGGATATAAAGGCATTGTTTTGGAGGGAACTGGATTAGGGCATGCTCCAGAGTATATTTTTGAGGATATAAAGTATGCAATAGATAATGGAGTAGTTGTTGTTATGACAACCCAAACAATCAATGGAAGAGTAAATATGAACGTCTATTCAAATGGAAGGGAATTGCAGAAATTAGGAGTTATTGGCTGTGGAGATATGCTTCCAGAGGTAGCTTATGTCAAATTAATGTATTTGTTAGGAAACTATGAACCAGAAGAAGTTAAAAAATTGATTAATAAGAATTTGGTTGGAGAAATTGAATACAGAAGTAGATTTGATGCCTATTAA
- the gatE gene encoding Glu-tRNA(Gln) amidotransferase subunit GatE: MEIDYEKLGLKVGLEIHQQLNTKRKLFCHCPTILRDDEPDGEIVRVLRPSLSEMGEVDKAALIEARKGKKFIYQFYNDTTCLVELDEEPPHPPSEEALKIALEVALLMNMDVVDVAYTMRKIVIDGSNTSGFQRTIFLARDGYIETSEGKVGITSLCLEEDAARKIEDRRDAVVYNLDRLGIPLVEISTAPDIKSPKMAKEAAKRIGEILRATGKVKRGLGTIRQDINISIRDGARIEVKGVQDLDLIEKVVENEVIRQLNLLKIRDELKNRNAEVVEEIFDVTEIFKDCKSKIIQSALKKKNGKVKAILLKGFAGLVGREIQPGRRLGTEFSDRAKVIAGVGGIFHTDELPKYGITEEEVKKLREFINADDLDAVIIVADEESKVDKALEAVIERAKEALIGVPEETRRALEDGNTAYLRPLPGAARMYPETDIPPIFIKKELIDEIKANLPELPEEKFERFKKEYKLNDELAKKMVLSYYVDLFERLCKRFKNIKPVLIATTLENTLKEIKREGYDIDKLEERHFEEIFMALSDGKIAKEGIVEVLKGFCEYPDKSIDEILDIKGLKGLSKEEVEKIIEGIIKEHINVVKEKGEKAYGFLMGRCMAKLRGKADGKLVNDILRKKLKEFI; encoded by the coding sequence ATGGAGATTGATTATGAAAAACTTGGTTTAAAAGTAGGATTGGAGATACATCAACAACTAAATACAAAAAGAAAGTTATTTTGCCACTGTCCAACAATTTTAAGAGATGATGAGCCAGACGGAGAAATTGTTAGGGTTTTAAGACCTTCACTAAGTGAGATGGGAGAAGTTGATAAAGCGGCTTTAATAGAGGCAAGGAAAGGAAAGAAGTTTATTTATCAATTTTACAATGACACAACATGTTTAGTTGAGTTGGATGAAGAACCTCCTCATCCACCAAGCGAAGAGGCATTAAAAATAGCGTTGGAAGTTGCTTTATTGATGAATATGGATGTTGTTGATGTTGCATACACAATGAGGAAGATAGTTATTGACGGTTCAAACACATCTGGATTTCAAAGAACTATATTTTTAGCAAGAGATGGATACATAGAGACATCCGAAGGAAAAGTAGGAATAACAAGCTTATGTTTGGAGGAAGATGCGGCAAGGAAAATAGAAGATAGAAGGGATGCTGTAGTTTATAACTTGGATAGGTTGGGAATTCCATTAGTTGAGATTTCAACAGCTCCAGATATAAAAAGTCCTAAAATGGCTAAAGAAGCGGCAAAAAGAATTGGGGAGATATTGAGAGCTACGGGTAAGGTTAAGAGAGGTTTGGGAACAATAAGGCAGGATATAAATATATCAATTAGGGATGGGGCAAGGATAGAAGTTAAAGGTGTCCAGGACTTAGATTTAATTGAAAAGGTTGTTGAGAATGAAGTTATAAGGCAATTAAATCTTTTGAAAATTAGAGATGAGCTAAAAAATAGGAATGCAGAAGTTGTTGAGGAAATATTTGATGTTACAGAGATATTTAAGGACTGTAAATCAAAGATTATACAAAGTGCCTTAAAGAAAAAGAATGGGAAAGTTAAGGCAATTTTATTAAAGGGCTTTGCTGGATTAGTTGGAAGAGAAATTCAACCAGGAAGAAGATTGGGAACAGAATTTTCAGATAGAGCAAAGGTTATAGCCGGTGTTGGAGGGATTTTCCACACTGATGAATTGCCAAAATATGGCATTACAGAGGAAGAAGTTAAAAAACTTAGAGAGTTCATTAATGCCGATGATTTAGATGCTGTAATTATTGTTGCAGATGAAGAGAGCAAGGTAGATAAAGCATTAGAGGCAGTGATAGAGAGGGCTAAGGAAGCATTAATTGGAGTGCCAGAGGAAACAAGGAGAGCTTTGGAGGATGGAAATACTGCCTATTTAAGACCTCTACCAGGAGCCGCAAGGATGTATCCAGAGACAGATATCCCACCAATATTTATAAAGAAAGAGCTTATTGATGAGATAAAAGCAAATCTACCAGAACTTCCGGAGGAGAAGTTTGAGAGGTTTAAAAAAGAGTATAAGTTAAATGATGAATTGGCAAAAAAGATGGTTTTAAGTTATTATGTTGATTTGTTTGAAAGATTATGTAAAAGATTCAAAAATATTAAACCAGTTTTAATTGCTACAACATTAGAAAATACGTTGAAGGAGATTAAAAGAGAAGGTTATGATATAGATAAATTGGAAGAGAGACATTTTGAAGAGATATTTATGGCGTTGTCTGATGGTAAAATAGCTAAAGAGGGAATTGTTGAGGTCTTAAAGGGCTTTTGTGAGTATCCAGATAAAAGCATAGATGAGATTTTAGATATTAAGGGATTAAAGGGATTATCAAAGGAAGAAGTTGAAAAGATTATTGAGGGGATAATCAAAGAGCATATAAATGTGGTTAAAGAGAAAGGAGAAAAAGCTTATGGATTTTTAATGGGTAGATGTATGGCAAAGTTGAGAGGAAAGGCAGATGGAAAGTTGGTTAATGACATATTAAGAAAGAAGTTAAAGGAATTTATTTAA